One part of the Vitis riparia cultivar Riparia Gloire de Montpellier isolate 1030 chromosome 15, EGFV_Vit.rip_1.0, whole genome shotgun sequence genome encodes these proteins:
- the LOC117932428 gene encoding putative dual specificity protein phosphatase DSP8 isoform X2: MNAEKLEDWELEMWDEELCCDPSQSSGVGSNAKRALVGAGARALFYPTLLYNVVRNKIQPEFHWWDRVDEFILLGAVPFAADVPRLKKLGVGGVVTLNESYETLVPTLLYHAHSIDHLVIPTRDYLFAPSLNDTRRAVDFIYSNASLGRTTYVHCKAGRGRSTTIVLCYLVEHKQMTPDAAYNYVKSIRPRVVLASAQWKAVHDYYLQKVKKTKSSGCINRVRKSPFFPSKQYAAAFDDDSIDIVTESDLDGYESYGTGCDSIIMVTQSELDGYDSSCNSRQETARKKLGSAVAEIEVF; this comes from the exons ATGAATGCTGAGAAATTGGAGGACTGGGAGTTGGAAATGTGGGATGAGGAATTGTGTTGTGACCCTTCTCAGAGCAGCGGTGTCGGTTCAAATGCCAAAAGGGCTTTGGTAGGAGCAGGAGCTCGCGCTCTTTTTTACCCGACATTGCTGTATAATGTTGTTAGGAACAAGATTCAGCCTGAGTTTCATTGGTGGGATAGGGTTGATGAG TTTATATTGTTAGGTGCCGTGCCTTTTGCTGCTGATGTTCCTCGCCTAAAGAAACTTGGGGTTGGTGGAGTAGTAACTTTAAACGAGTCTTATGAAACTTTGGTCCCGACATTGCTCTATCAT GCTCACAGCATTGACCATTTGGTGATTCCCACAAGAGATTATCTCTTTGCTCCATCACTCAATGATACTCGCCGAGCTGTAGACTTCATCTATA GTAATGCATCTCTTGGGAGAACGACATATGTTCATTGCAAGGCTGGTCGGGGCCGCAGCACAACCATTGTTCTCTGTTACCTG GTGGAACACAAACAGATGACACCTGATGCTGCATACAACTATGTGAAATCCATCAGGCCAAGGGTGGTCTTAGCCTCGGCTCAGTGGAAG GCTGTTCATGACTACTATCTGCAGAAAGTGAAGAAAACTAAAAGTTCTGGCTGCATTAACAGAGTCAGAAAGTCTCCATTCTTCCCATCAAAACAATATGCTGCAGCCTTTGATGATGACTCCATTGACATAGTAACAGAGTCAGATCTTGATGGATATGAGTCATATGGCACAGGCTGTGACTCTATAATCATGGTAACACAATCAGAGCTTGATGGATACGACTCAAGCTGTAACTCCA GGCAGGAGACGGCAAGGAAGAAGCTCGGAAGTGCAGTGGCTGAAATCGAGGTTTTTTGA
- the LOC117932428 gene encoding putative dual specificity protein phosphatase DSP8 isoform X3: MNAEKLEDWELEMWDEELCCDPSQSSGVGSNAKRALVGAGARALFYPTLLYNVVRNKIQPEFHWWDRVDEFILLGAVPFAADVPRLKKLGVGGVVTLNESYETLVPTLLYHAHSIDHLVIPTRDYLFAPSLNDTRRAVDFIYSNASLGRTTYVHCKAGRGRSTTIVLCYLVEHKQMTPDAAYNYVKSIRPRVVLASAQWKAVHDYYLQKVKKTKSSGCINRVRKSPFFPSKQYAAAFDDDSIDIVTESDLDGYESYGTGCDSIIMVTQSELDGYDSSWQETARKKLGSAVAEIEVF, from the exons ATGAATGCTGAGAAATTGGAGGACTGGGAGTTGGAAATGTGGGATGAGGAATTGTGTTGTGACCCTTCTCAGAGCAGCGGTGTCGGTTCAAATGCCAAAAGGGCTTTGGTAGGAGCAGGAGCTCGCGCTCTTTTTTACCCGACATTGCTGTATAATGTTGTTAGGAACAAGATTCAGCCTGAGTTTCATTGGTGGGATAGGGTTGATGAG TTTATATTGTTAGGTGCCGTGCCTTTTGCTGCTGATGTTCCTCGCCTAAAGAAACTTGGGGTTGGTGGAGTAGTAACTTTAAACGAGTCTTATGAAACTTTGGTCCCGACATTGCTCTATCAT GCTCACAGCATTGACCATTTGGTGATTCCCACAAGAGATTATCTCTTTGCTCCATCACTCAATGATACTCGCCGAGCTGTAGACTTCATCTATA GTAATGCATCTCTTGGGAGAACGACATATGTTCATTGCAAGGCTGGTCGGGGCCGCAGCACAACCATTGTTCTCTGTTACCTG GTGGAACACAAACAGATGACACCTGATGCTGCATACAACTATGTGAAATCCATCAGGCCAAGGGTGGTCTTAGCCTCGGCTCAGTGGAAG GCTGTTCATGACTACTATCTGCAGAAAGTGAAGAAAACTAAAAGTTCTGGCTGCATTAACAGAGTCAGAAAGTCTCCATTCTTCCCATCAAAACAATATGCTGCAGCCTTTGATGATGACTCCATTGACATAGTAACAGAGTCAGATCTTGATGGATATGAGTCATATGGCACAGGCTGTGACTCTATAATCATGGTAACACAATCAGAGCTTGATGGATACGACTCAAGCT GGCAGGAGACGGCAAGGAAGAAGCTCGGAAGTGCAGTGGCTGAAATCGAGGTTTTTTGA
- the LOC117932428 gene encoding putative dual specificity protein phosphatase DSP8 isoform X1: MNAEKLEDWELEMWDEELCCDPSQSSGVGSNAKRALVGAGARALFYPTLLYNVVRNKIQPEFHWWDRVDEFILLGAVPFAADVPRLKKLGVGGVVTLNESYETLVPTLLYHAHSIDHLVIPTRDYLFAPSLNDTRRAVDFIYSNASLGRTTYVHCKAGRGRSTTIVLCYLVEHKQMTPDAAYNYVKSIRPRVVLASAQWKAVHDYYLQKVKKTKSSGCINRVRKSPFFPSKQYAAAFDDDSIDIVTESDLDGYESYGTGCDSIIMGRRRQGRSSEVQWLKSRFFESWMPIESVLHLNSHQWMLKVPSEQIMMFHEKSLISSYGISRV; the protein is encoded by the exons ATGAATGCTGAGAAATTGGAGGACTGGGAGTTGGAAATGTGGGATGAGGAATTGTGTTGTGACCCTTCTCAGAGCAGCGGTGTCGGTTCAAATGCCAAAAGGGCTTTGGTAGGAGCAGGAGCTCGCGCTCTTTTTTACCCGACATTGCTGTATAATGTTGTTAGGAACAAGATTCAGCCTGAGTTTCATTGGTGGGATAGGGTTGATGAG TTTATATTGTTAGGTGCCGTGCCTTTTGCTGCTGATGTTCCTCGCCTAAAGAAACTTGGGGTTGGTGGAGTAGTAACTTTAAACGAGTCTTATGAAACTTTGGTCCCGACATTGCTCTATCAT GCTCACAGCATTGACCATTTGGTGATTCCCACAAGAGATTATCTCTTTGCTCCATCACTCAATGATACTCGCCGAGCTGTAGACTTCATCTATA GTAATGCATCTCTTGGGAGAACGACATATGTTCATTGCAAGGCTGGTCGGGGCCGCAGCACAACCATTGTTCTCTGTTACCTG GTGGAACACAAACAGATGACACCTGATGCTGCATACAACTATGTGAAATCCATCAGGCCAAGGGTGGTCTTAGCCTCGGCTCAGTGGAAG GCTGTTCATGACTACTATCTGCAGAAAGTGAAGAAAACTAAAAGTTCTGGCTGCATTAACAGAGTCAGAAAGTCTCCATTCTTCCCATCAAAACAATATGCTGCAGCCTTTGATGATGACTCCATTGACATAGTAACAGAGTCAGATCTTGATGGATATGAGTCATATGGCACAGGCTGTGACTCTATAATCATG GGCAGGAGACGGCAAGGAAGAAGCTCGGAAGTGCAGTGGCTGAAATCGAGGTTTTTTGAGAGCTGGATGCCTATTGAGAGTGTTCTTCATTTGAATTCACATCAATGGATGTTGAAAGTGCCTTCAGAGCAAATAATGATGTTTCATGAGAAGAGTCTAATAAGTAGTTATGGCATTTCAAGAGTCTAA